A section of the Flavobacterium sp. CG_23.5 genome encodes:
- a CDS encoding M16 family metallopeptidase, producing MKQLSKLALGMLLIPAAIFAQEIDYSKTIPFDSSVKTGKLKNGLTYYIKKNAKPENKVDLRLIINAGSILENDDQQGLAHFMEHMSFNGTKRFPKNKLVDYLQSIGVKFGQHLNAYTSFDETVYFLPIPSDSPEKLENGFNIIEDWAFNANLTPEEIDKERGVVLEEYRLGLGAQKRMMGRYLPKMMYNSHYADRLPIGKKEILENFKYDKIVSFYKDWYRPDLMSVIVVGDIDVAEMEKKVIAHFSNYQNPKNEKPRKTFEVPNHKETFVAIESDKEATSAQVQLVYKDSGLPKPVVTLKDFKDDLVEGLFTTMLNNRLNELTNAAIPPFIYGYSYHGGTYARNKKAYQSIAMSQEDKQISALKVLVTENERAKKFGFTQGELDRSKAEFIATIEKSFNDRSKTNSENFVAEYQANFLEKQPTPGIEWTFATMKQLLPTIGLNDVNGYIKEYIKDDNRVIVLTGPEKAGLKKPSEQDVLNALKVNVDEIKPYEDVAVAKGLIRQDIVSGTIVKRENNDKIGTKTLFLSNGAKVTYKNTDFKNDEILFEAVSFGGSNLYSNDEMKKVQFANGALAEAGFSGLKLNDINKFMTGKIARVSPYIGSATEGLRGNATPKDLEYLFQMTYAYFTDLNYDPEAFEGFKQKQSSFFKNMASQPQNYFQQEFYTYLNKENPRFNGIMPTDQSWAATDYKLAYTKYKERFANAADFEFYFVGNIDDKIMEAYAVKYLASLATTNKKEKAVDLGYRMLKGDLKKVVNKGTDPKSNVTIMYYGDAKYSAKDAMSMQALGEVLTIKLIEQLRENESGVYGVSARGSLNKIPNGSYNFSIGFPCGPDNAEKLTASALKELQNIIDKGPDEKDVAKFKEGELADFRKDSKENRYWLSNFTKSYTNGSSAEEVLKFEETVNSVTAKDMQDIAKKYLTKDKVIGILMPEKK from the coding sequence ATGAAACAACTTAGTAAGTTAGCTTTAGGGATGTTGCTCATTCCCGCAGCGATTTTCGCACAGGAAATTGATTACTCAAAAACAATTCCTTTTGATTCCAGTGTAAAAACCGGAAAACTTAAAAATGGATTAACCTATTACATCAAGAAAAATGCCAAACCTGAGAATAAAGTCGATTTGAGACTTATTATCAATGCCGGTTCAATTCTAGAAAATGACGATCAACAAGGATTGGCTCACTTTATGGAGCACATGAGTTTTAATGGGACGAAGCGTTTTCCAAAAAACAAATTGGTTGATTATTTACAAAGTATTGGTGTGAAATTCGGGCAACATTTAAATGCTTACACAAGTTTTGATGAAACGGTTTATTTTCTTCCAATACCGTCAGACAGTCCGGAAAAATTAGAAAATGGTTTTAATATCATTGAAGATTGGGCTTTTAATGCCAACTTGACTCCTGAAGAAATTGATAAAGAAAGAGGTGTTGTTCTTGAAGAATACCGTTTGGGTTTAGGGGCTCAAAAAAGAATGATGGGACGTTATTTGCCAAAAATGATGTACAATTCACATTACGCAGATCGTTTGCCAATTGGTAAAAAAGAAATCTTAGAGAACTTTAAATACGACAAAATTGTAAGTTTTTATAAAGACTGGTACCGACCAGATTTAATGAGTGTTATTGTTGTTGGCGATATTGATGTGGCCGAAATGGAGAAAAAAGTGATTGCTCACTTTTCAAACTATCAAAATCCGAAAAATGAAAAACCCAGAAAAACTTTTGAGGTACCCAATCATAAAGAGACTTTCGTAGCAATTGAAAGCGATAAAGAGGCGACAAGCGCACAAGTACAGTTAGTGTATAAAGATTCTGGCTTGCCAAAACCGGTAGTTACTTTGAAAGATTTTAAAGATGATTTGGTTGAAGGATTGTTCACCACCATGTTAAACAATAGATTGAATGAATTGACAAATGCTGCAATACCTCCTTTTATTTATGGATATTCCTATCATGGGGGAACTTATGCTAGAAATAAAAAAGCGTATCAATCTATTGCAATGTCACAAGAAGACAAGCAAATAAGTGCTTTGAAGGTGTTAGTTACTGAGAATGAAAGAGCGAAAAAATTTGGATTTACCCAAGGAGAATTAGATCGATCAAAAGCAGAGTTTATCGCCACTATCGAAAAATCGTTCAATGATAGAAGCAAAACAAATTCTGAAAATTTTGTAGCGGAATATCAGGCTAATTTCTTAGAAAAACAGCCTACTCCAGGAATTGAATGGACATTTGCTACCATGAAACAACTTTTGCCTACAATTGGGTTAAATGATGTTAATGGCTATATTAAGGAATATATCAAAGATGATAATCGCGTTATTGTTTTAACAGGGCCGGAAAAAGCGGGACTTAAAAAACCTTCAGAGCAAGACGTTTTGAATGCATTGAAAGTGAATGTTGATGAAATTAAACCTTATGAAGATGTGGCTGTGGCCAAGGGTCTTATAAGACAAGATATTGTTTCTGGAACTATCGTTAAACGTGAGAACAATGATAAAATTGGGACAAAAACGTTATTTTTATCTAATGGAGCAAAAGTTACTTATAAAAATACCGACTTTAAAAATGATGAGATTCTTTTTGAAGCAGTAAGTTTCGGTGGAAGCAATTTGTATTCAAATGATGAAATGAAAAAAGTTCAATTTGCTAATGGAGCCTTGGCAGAAGCCGGATTCTCAGGATTAAAATTGAATGATATCAATAAATTTATGACGGGTAAAATTGCACGAGTAAGTCCATATATTGGTAGTGCTACCGAAGGTTTAAGAGGGAATGCCACTCCCAAGGATTTAGAGTATTTGTTCCAAATGACGTATGCGTACTTCACGGATTTAAACTATGATCCTGAAGCTTTTGAAGGCTTTAAACAAAAGCAGTCTAGTTTCTTTAAGAATATGGCTTCGCAACCACAAAACTATTTTCAACAAGAGTTTTATACTTATCTGAATAAAGAAAATCCAAGATTCAACGGAATTATGCCGACGGATCAGTCGTGGGCTGCAACAGATTACAAGTTAGCCTACACTAAATACAAAGAGCGTTTTGCCAACGCTGCTGATTTTGAGTTTTATTTCGTTGGAAACATTGACGATAAAATTATGGAAGCATATGCCGTAAAATATTTAGCATCTTTGGCTACTACTAATAAAAAAGAGAAAGCAGTAGATTTAGGATATAGAATGTTGAAAGGAGATTTGAAAAAAGTGGTTAATAAAGGAACAGATCCTAAAAGTAATGTAACTATTATGTATTATGGAGATGCAAAATATTCTGCTAAAGATGCCATGAGTATGCAAGCTTTAGGTGAAGTTTTGACAATAAAACTAATTGAACAATTACGTGAAAATGAAAGTGGCGTTTATGGTGTTTCGGCACGAGGAAGTTTAAATAAAATTCCAAATGGATCCTACAACTTTTCAATTGGGTTTCCATGTGGACCAGATAATGCTGAAAAATTGACAGCTTCTGCTTTAAAAGAACTTCAAAACATTATTGATAAGGGACCAGATGAAAAAGATGTGGCTAAATTTAAAGAAGGGGAGCTGGCTGATTTCAGAAAAGATAGTAAAGAAAATAGATATTGGTTGTCTAATTTTACTAAATCCTATACGAATGGAAGCAGCGCTGAAGAAGTTTTGAAATTTGAAGAAACGGTCAATTCGGTAACGGCTAAGGATATGCAAGATATTGCAAAAAAATACCTTACAAAAGATAAAGTAATTGGAATACTAATGCCGGAAAAAAAATAA
- a CDS encoding transposase — MEKRKFTKEEKLKIIKEASEQGVKPTLEKYSVFPASYYSWKKKMDTMGEEGFAHGMTPAQLKRIRELEKENKLLKEIVIQKELEGKLKDELLKKKFALEKKRNS; from the coding sequence ATGGAAAAGAGAAAATTTACCAAAGAAGAGAAGCTAAAGATCATAAAGGAAGCTTCAGAACAAGGTGTTAAACCTACATTAGAGAAATATTCGGTATTTCCTGCGAGTTATTACTCATGGAAGAAGAAGATGGATACTATGGGCGAAGAGGGCTTCGCACATGGAATGACCCCCGCGCAGCTTAAACGAATCAGAGAACTGGAAAAAGAAAACAAGCTACTCAAAGAAATTGTTATTCAAAAAGAGCTTGAAGGCAAGTTAAAAGACGAATTGCTAAAAAAGAAATTCGCCTTGGAGAAAAAAAGGAACTCGTGA